The Actinomycetes bacterium nucleotide sequence CATCTCGATGCGCGAGTCCGCTTCGTTCCACACGGCGCGGTGCTCGAAACCACCGATGTCGAAGTCGGCCCGCAGCTCGTCGTTGATGACCGACAGCGCGTTGAGGTTGAACCGGGCGGTCACGCCCTGGGAATCGTCGTAGGCGGCCAGGAGGCGGGCAGCCGGCTTGACCAGGTCGGTACCCAGCAGGAACCAGTCGTCGTCATCGAGCGTGGCGGCCACCTCGGCGAGGAATCCCTTGCGCTGTGCCGGGTCGAGGTTGCCGATCGTCGAGCCGAGGAAGGCGAGCAGGCAGGTTCCCTCGGTGGGCAGACCTTCGAGATGCTCGTGGAAGTCGCCCACCACGGCATGTACGCGTATGTCGGGTCGCCCGGCGGCGATCGACTCGGCCGAGCTGCGCAGCACCTCCTCGGAGCAGTCGAAGGGCGCAAAGGTGTCGAGCGTGCCTCGGCGGTCCAGCGCGTCGAGCAGGATGCGGGTCTTGTCCGATGTGCCGGCCCCGAGCTCGGCGAGCGTGTGTGCGCCCGTGATTTCGGCGATCTCGTCAGCTCGCTGCACGAGGATCGAGCGCTCGCTCTCGGTGGGGTAGTACTCCTCGAGGCGCGTTATGTGGTCGAACAAGTCAGAGCCGACTTCGTCGTAGAACCACACCGGCGGAATCCACGGCGGGTCGTCGCTCAGTCCTTCGAGTGTCTCCTCGGCCAGGTGAGTTGACCACGCCGACTGGTCGAGGTGGATGTCCACGGTTATTCGCGAGTCGGTCATGTCAGTTGTCATGGGCCAGCCTCAGTCCGCTGAACGCCCAGCGCGACCGTGTGGGAAAGAAGTTGCGGTAGGACACGCGCTCGTGGCCCGGCGGAGTGACGCTGGCGCTGCCGCGCAGGACGTGCTGGTCCACCATGAACTTGCCATTGTATTCGCCGACAGCACCGGTGGCCGGCTTGAACCCGGGGTAGGGCAGGTACGCCGAGGTGGTCCACTGCCAGACCTCGCCACAGAACTGAAAGGGGTCGGTGCCCGGCGACCCGACCCGGCTCGGGTTCAGTGCCGGGCACGCGCCGCGCCGGGGAGGCTGCCAGTGTGCTCGGGCGACGGCCTCCCATTCGGATTCGGTGGGCAGGCGGGCCCCACGCCAACGCGCGAATGCGTCGGCCTCGTGGTAGCTGACGTGTGTGACCGGTGCAGCAAGGTCGACCGGTTCATTGCCGTACAGCGTGAACTGGTGCCATTGCTGGTGGGCGTGTGACCAGTAGAGGGGCGCAGTCCACTCGCGGTCGGAGCGCAGGTGCCACCCGTCGCTGAGCCACAGCTCGACGCGGTCGTAGCCGCCGTCGTCCATGAACTCGATCCACTCGCCATTCGTGACCAGTCGGTCCTCGAGCGCGAACGGCTCCAGCCACTGGCGGTGCACTGGCCGCTCATTGTCGAAATGGAACCCGTCTTCGGAGTCGGCACAACCGACCTCGATGAGTCCACCGTCGTGTTCGAGTCGACCGGCAGGGGGTGTGTGAGTGGGTACGTTTCCCGCTGGGGCAGCCGTGCGCGGCTCATAGGCGGGGTCGAGGGGGTTCTGGGACAGCATGTGCTTGGCGTCCATCAACAGCAGCTCCTGGTGCTGCTGCTCGTGTTGCAGGCCCAGCTGCACCAGGTCCAGCGCGAACGGGTCCAACGCGCCGTTGTCGAGCGCAGAGGTCATCGCATCGTCGACCGCTGCGCGGTAGCGGCCCACCTCCGCCACGTCGGGCCGGGTGATCATGCCGCGGCGGGGGCGTGGCTGACGCGGTCCGACTGCCTCGTAGTAGCTGTTGAACAGGTACCGGAAGTCGTCGTCGAACGCCTGGTACCCATCGAGACGTGACAGCACGAACTCCTCGAAGAACCACGTCGTGTGGGCCCGGTGCCACTTGGTCGGGCTCGCGTCGGGCATCGACTGCACGACCTGGTCCTCGGCGCCGAGTGGAGAGGCGAGTGAGTCCGTGATCGCGCGGACAGCCTGGTAGGCCGAGCCGTCGGCCCGGGGCGGTTCGGGTGCGGTGTTGTTCTCCCGTATGAGGCTCACAACCCGGTTCACGATATGGCCATTCCGATGGCCGTTGGGGTCAATCTCGCCATTGCGCGGGGAAGCGCCGGGTCTTCGGTGACCCGGCGCTTCCAGATGATCCCCCAAGGGATCGGTCGAACCGCCTCCACCGACGGTCCGACCAGGCTCCCGCTAGACCGAGACGGTTTGCCTCGCGCCCACACCCGCTCCGGCGGGCCCGCTGCCACCGATGTGAGCGGTGTCCTCGTTGTAGCCGGGGGCACCGTGCTCGAGGATGTCGAGTCCCTCGATCTCCTCCTCGGCGCTGACCCGCAGCCCGACGGTGTACTTGATGGCCAGGAACAGGGCGAACGATGCGGCCAGTACGAATGCTGCGATTCCGGCCACGCCGACCAGCTGGGTGAACAGCAGGTCGAAGGAGCCGTCGGAGATTACGCTTCCCTCGAGGGCGAACACGCCGACCAGCAGGGTGCCCAGAGCGCCGCAGGTGCCGTGCACCGAGATGGCGCCGACCGGATCGTCGATGCGGACCCGGTCGAGGAACAGCACCGACACGACCACGACTCCACCGGAGAGCACACCGATGGCGATGGCGCCCCAGTTGCCTACCGCTGCGGTACCGGCAGTGATGCCGACCAGGCCTGCGAGCAGGCCGTTGGCCGCCATTGCCACGTCGGGCTTGCCGGACTTGAGCCAGATGGCTCCCATGGCGGTGAGGGCTCCTGCTGCTGCCGCCAGGACGGTGGTCAGAGCGATGTTGCCCACCTCCGGGAAGTCAGCCGCCAGCTGGGATCCCGGGTTGAAGCCGAACCAGCCGATGAGCAGGATGACCGCACCGATCACGGCGAATGGGATGTTGTGTCCCAGGATGGCTCGCGGCTTGCCGTCGGGGCCGTACTTGCCGAGGCGTGGTCCGAGCACTACTGCTCCGGCCAGCGCTGCGAGGCCACCGGTCATGTGCACGATCGAGGAGCCGGCGAAGTCGGTGAACAGGCCGTCGTTGAACTGTGAGATCCAGCCGCCGCCCCAGGTCCAGTGGACCACGATCGGGTAGATGAATCCCGTGATCACCAACGAGTAGAGGAAGTAGCTCTTGAACTTGGTGCGCTCCGCCATGGCCCCGGACACGATCGTGGCCGCTGCGGCGGCAAACGCCATCTGGAAGAAGAAGTCCACCCCGGGTGACAGACCGCCGTCGGCGGCGCTCCATTCCCCGGTGGCGCGGAGTGCCTCGTTGCCCCAGCCGATCAGGCTGTTTCCTTCGGGGCCGTAGGCGATCGAGTAACCGATCAGGAAGAACATGATGGCGCCTCCGGAGAAGTCCATGAGGTTCTTCATCATGATGTTGGACACGCTCTTGGAACGTGTCAGGCCAGCCTCGACGAGCGCGAACCCGACCTGCATGAATATGACAAGGACCGCTGCGACGAACACGAATGTGTTGTCCAGAAAGACCTTGTTGGCTTCCGGTACCAACTCTTGGGCTAGCAAGGTGACTCCTCGGGGTTGCGTTACAGAGATCGTTCGCCTGCCAGCCACACTGCTCGCAGGTGATGGTGCAGACCTTGGTCGCCTCCCGTTGCCGCTTTGTTCGGTGAATGTGAACGTGCTGTTACACGTCGCCAGGCCGGCCTTTCGGCGCTCGGGCGGCCTCGGGTACCGTTCTGCCAGGCGTTGCGGGCCCCGGGGCCCGCAGTCGGGCGGAGAAGCGGGGGACAGCAGTGGCTGCGTGGATCGACAGGCCGAGCAGGCGGAAGTTCCTGTGGGGCGGAGCGGGTGCCGTGGGTGCCGCGACGGTCGCAGGCTGCACCACCCTGCCATCGTTGGAGACTGTCGAGGGGCCCTGGGACTGCGGTGTGGCGTCCGGGCTGCACTCACCGGACGCCGCCGTGTTGTGGACCCGTTTCGCCCCTGCGGTGATCTCCTCGGTCGAACTCGCCTGGGAGGTGGCCACGGATGCCGGTTTCGCGGCGGTTGTCGCTTCCGGCACCGTCGCTGTCGACGCCGACACCGACGGCTGTGCCAAGGTGCTCGCCGAAGGACTCGCCCCGGGAGTGCGCCACTGGTACCGGTTCCTGGTCGGTGACTTGGCGTCGCCTGTGGGGCGCACGAAGACGCTGCCGGAAGCCGGCGCATCACCCGCGTCGATCCGCCTTGCCGTGGCCAGCTGCCAGGACTTCTCATCCGGCTGGTACCCGGCGTGGCGCGAGGTGGCCGATACCGATGTCGATGCGGTGCTGCACCTGGGTGACTACATCTACGAAAAGGCAGGCTCTCCCAACCCGATCTGGGGCGTGCGTGACGACCCGAGCGACGCAGCGGTCGACCTTGCCACCTACCGCGCGAAGTACCGGATGTACCGCTCGGACCCCGACCTGCGCGCGGCGCACGCGGCGCATCCGTTCTCGCCGGTCTGGGATGACCACGAGTTCGTCAACAACCACGACCGTGCACGCATAGCCGAGGACGCGGTGCGTGCCGCCGACGCCCACAGGGCCTGGTTCGAGTACCAGCCGGTCTGGCCGATCGACGGAACCCGCATATACCGCCGCCACCGCTTCGGAGACCTGCTCGAGGTGTCAATGCTCGACACCCGCCAGTACCGCGACCCCAACCCGGATGCGCAGATCCTCCAGGTCACCTCGGTGCCGCCCGCGTCCATGGTGCACGACGAAGGGCGCAGCATCCTCGGGACCGACCAGCGCGACTGGCTGCTCGACGGACTCGGCGCAGCCCAGGGCGACGGTGTGCGCTGGAAGCTGCTGGGCCAGCAGGTGATGGTTGCTCCACTGCGATGGATAGACCTCGACGAGCCGGTGTTCGGCGACGTTCCCCGCCATGCGGGCGTGTACTTCAACCTCGACCAGTGGGACGGCTACTCGGCTGAGCGGGACCTGCTCACGGCCTTCCTGCACGACGAGGGCATCTCCGACACGGGCGTGTTGACGGGCGACATCCACTCCTTCTGGCAGTCGTCCATCCACCTCGACATCGAGGACCACCACAGCCCTGCCGTGGCCCAGGAGTTCGTGTGTGGCTCGGTGTCCTCGGTGGCGATCAGTTTCAGCCGGGAGCTCGCACAGGCGTTCAGTGCGTTCACCAAGGGGTTCTCACCGTGGTTCCGATGGGTCGACTGGGGGCGCCGCGGCTACGGACTGCTCACCGCGACACAGGACGACATCAACGTCGAGTACCGGGTGCTGGACCCGCGTGTCCGTAATGCCGCCGGCCACACGGCAGCGGGATTCGACTGGGCGGCGGGCACGACCGACGTATCGGTGACCGTCTGACCGTCTGACCGTCTGACCGGGCACCTGGCGACCACTGGCCGCGGGACTGTCAGGCGGGCAACGCGGATGCGCGGTTCCAGCGTCGCCAGATCCTCGCCACTTGCCGAGGACGTGTCTCGGGTGCCGCCTTCGCCGCCACGGCCTCACCGACCAGGTCGGTCCAGCCGGCCTCGAGGTTGTCCGCGGCCGCGAACGCGTCGACCGAGGGCGGCGGCTCGACCAGCCAGCGTTGCTCGACCGAGTCGCGCTCGGCGCTGAAGCGGCAGAGCAGCGCGTCGGGATTCCGCATGACCGATCGATGCAGCAGCTCGTGACGCCACCACACACTGCGTTGGTCGAACACGTTGCCCGGTGCCGGGCCCAGGTCAACGGGCTCGTCCACCCGGGCAGGCTTGAATAGCGAGGTGCACGGGGCTGACGTGCCGGTGAGCCAGTGGCGCCCCGAAGGCCGCAGGTCGCTCACCATCGACGACGTCGACTGGCTCGAGGTGAGCAGGCCGCCGGCGTGCGCGCAGGGGGCCGACAGTGCGCCATTGACCAGCGAGTAGCGCGGCCCTGCGCCGTCGGTCCCGTGGTCGCGCAACGCCGCGAACATGTCCGCCACGCCGTTTGCTGCCGCAGCGCTGGCCTCGGTGCGGGCACGTCGCTGCACACAGGCAGACACCCGCGAGCGCAGGGGGTCGGCGTTGGCCTGGGCGAACCCGTCGATGGTGAGTCCGTTGGAGATCGACCGGCCGCGGCCGGCGACCTCTTCGGTGGCATGCGATCGCCCGGCTGTCTCCAGCACGATTGCGCCGTTGGGATCGGCGACGATGAAGGAGTTGTCGTAGCTGAAGCCGGGGTGCTCGTGGGAGGCCGGGCCACCCTGTCCGTGCCGCTCGAGAAGCGTGACGATGCACTCGACCGCCTCGTGTGCTGTCGCCGTGCGTTCGAGGGCCAGGCGGAGCATGTCCATGCCCAGCAGGCCCCGCTCGATCTCGCTGCCGTTGCGCAGGAGGCCACCGGCACGCGTGAACACGGCTTCGTTGCCGATCACCACGCCGTGCTCGTTGGTACCCATCTCGGCTCCCCAGATCCACCAGGGGCGCGAGATCAGCACCGCGTTGGTGTGTTCGGCCTGGTCGATGGTGATCCACGTGCAGCGCAGCTGCGATCCGGGGGGATGGTTGGCGCGCCGGTGCCATTCGGGCACCTGTGACTCATTGGGGTCGCGGTCGCTGTTCTTGGCGAAGAGGATCCCGTCGTCGGTCAGGCTCACCAGCGTGTCGCACACGCCACGAATCTACGGCTGCTCGTCGAGTGTCTGCAGTGCGGTGTAGCCGCCGATCACGTCACTCACATCGCCGAACCCGTTGGCGCGCAGCAGGCTGGCCGCGATCGAAGAGCGGTACCCACCGGCGCACATGGTGACGACCGGCTGGTCGCGGTACTGCGAGAGCGCGTCGAGCTGGTCACGCAGGCGGGCAACCGGCACGATCACAGCGCCGTCGACCGTGCCCTCCTCGGTCTCGGCGGGATTCCGCACGTCGATCACCACGAGGTCATCGAGTGCACCGCGCCGCGACTGGAAGTCCTCTGCTGTGAGCCGCGATGACCGGTGGATCTGTTCGGGGTTGGCCGCCATCGTGCCGTAGGGGTCGGACAGGTAGCCGACCACCGAGTCGAATCCGATCCTGGCCAGTCGCGTGCGGGCCTCGAGTTCGGAGCCGGGTTCGCAGACGAGCACCAGTTCGTCGCCCGGGCGTGCCACCGAGCCTGCGTACTCGGCGAAGCGGCCATCGAGAGCGATGTTGACCGAGCCCGCGATGTGCCCGCCGGAAAAGGCCGACTGGTCGCGGGTGTCGATCACGAGAGCACCGCGGTCACGGGCGGCCCGCAGTGCGTCGAGGTCGATGCTCTCGGGCAGTTCGCCTTCGTCGAGGAGCTCGCGGTCCTTGCGGTTGAGGAT carries:
- a CDS encoding ammonium transporter, which encodes MLAQELVPEANKVFLDNTFVFVAAVLVIFMQVGFALVEAGLTRSKSVSNIMMKNLMDFSGGAIMFFLIGYSIAYGPEGNSLIGWGNEALRATGEWSAADGGLSPGVDFFFQMAFAAAAATIVSGAMAERTKFKSYFLYSLVITGFIYPIVVHWTWGGGWISQFNDGLFTDFAGSSIVHMTGGLAALAGAVVLGPRLGKYGPDGKPRAILGHNIPFAVIGAVILLIGWFGFNPGSQLAADFPEVGNIALTTVLAAAAGALTAMGAIWLKSGKPDVAMAANGLLAGLVGITAGTAAVGNWGAIAIGVLSGGVVVVSVLFLDRVRIDDPVGAISVHGTCGALGTLLVGVFALEGSVISDGSFDLLFTQLVGVAGIAAFVLAASFALFLAIKYTVGLRVSAEEEIEGLDILEHGAPGYNEDTAHIGGSGPAGAGVGARQTVSV
- the egtD gene encoding L-histidine N(alpha)-methyltransferase — translated: MTDSRITVDIHLDQSAWSTHLAEETLEGLSDDPPWIPPVWFYDEVGSDLFDHITRLEEYYPTESERSILVQRADEIAEITGAHTLAELGAGTSDKTRILLDALDRRGTLDTFAPFDCSEEVLRSSAESIAAGRPDIRVHAVVGDFHEHLEGLPTEGTCLLAFLGSTIGNLDPAQRKGFLAEVAATLDDDDWFLLGTDLVKPAARLLAAYDDSQGVTARFNLNALSVINDELRADFDIGGFEHRAVWNEADSRIEMHLVSLADQSVHLAALGGLDVALRRDQHIRTEISTKFTEDQVRSELAAAGLGVHASWTDAAGDFLLTLSRHL
- a CDS encoding peptidase U34, with the protein product MCDTLVSLTDDGILFAKNSDRDPNESQVPEWHRRANHPPGSQLRCTWITIDQAEHTNAVLISRPWWIWGAEMGTNEHGVVIGNEAVFTRAGGLLRNGSEIERGLLGMDMLRLALERTATAHEAVECIVTLLERHGQGGPASHEHPGFSYDNSFIVADPNGAIVLETAGRSHATEEVAGRGRSISNGLTIDGFAQANADPLRSRVSACVQRRARTEASAAAANGVADMFAALRDHGTDGAGPRYSLVNGALSAPCAHAGGLLTSSQSTSSMVSDLRPSGRHWLTGTSAPCTSLFKPARVDEPVDLGPAPGNVFDQRSVWWRHELLHRSVMRNPDALLCRFSAERDSVEQRWLVEPPPSVDAFAAADNLEAGWTDLVGEAVAAKAAPETRPRQVARIWRRWNRASALPA
- a CDS encoding ergothioneine biosynthesis protein EgtB, which codes for MRENNTAPEPPRADGSAYQAVRAITDSLASPLGAEDQVVQSMPDASPTKWHRAHTTWFFEEFVLSRLDGYQAFDDDFRYLFNSYYEAVGPRQPRPRRGMITRPDVAEVGRYRAAVDDAMTSALDNGALDPFALDLVQLGLQHEQQHQELLLMDAKHMLSQNPLDPAYEPRTAAPAGNVPTHTPPAGRLEHDGGLIEVGCADSEDGFHFDNERPVHRQWLEPFALEDRLVTNGEWIEFMDDGGYDRVELWLSDGWHLRSDREWTAPLYWSHAHQQWHQFTLYGNEPVDLAAPVTHVSYHEADAFARWRGARLPTESEWEAVARAHWQPPRRGACPALNPSRVGSPGTDPFQFCGEVWQWTTSAYLPYPGFKPATGAVGEYNGKFMVDQHVLRGSASVTPPGHERVSYRNFFPTRSRWAFSGLRLAHDN